The window CACTATGCCGCTGGACTCGACCACCGCTCCAAGAATGACGATGTTCGTGATCCTGTCGCTGCCCAGCTCTTTTGCTATCTCGCTGGCCGGAAGCCCTACCAGCTTGATGTCGTCGCGCGAGCCGTCGAACTCCACGAGGTCGCTGTTGAACACCAGCACCCCGCCCGGCTTAAGCCGCTCGATGAACTTGGTCAGGGACGGCTGGTTCATGACCACCAGGACGTCGGCCTGGTCGACCACCGGGGAGCCGATCTCGTCGTCGGAGAGGACGACACCGCAGTTGGCGGTCCCGCCTCTCATCTCCGGCCCGTAGGAGGGTATCCAGGTGACGTGCCTGCCCTCTTCGATCCCGGTATAGGCTACGAGCTGGCCGAGGACCATTACTCCCTGTCCGCCGAACCCCGCTGCCAGAAGCGTCTTGAAAAATGACATTTCATCCCCTCCTAGTCGAAGTCCTTGAAGACACCAAGCGGGTAGTAGGGCATCATCGTGTTGACGACCCAGTCGAAGGCCTCTACCGGGCGCATCCCCCAGTTCGTCGGGCAGGAGGAGAGTATCTCCACCAGCGAAAAGCCCTTGCCGTCGATCTGGTTCTGGAAGGCCTTCTTCACGGCCTTCTTGGCCTTGATAATGTACTTCGGCTGAGCCACGGTCACTCGCTCGATGTAGCCCGGCGCCGGAAGGGCGGCCAGCATCTCGCTGATCCTGATCGGGTATCCGTTCACCTTGACGTCCCGACCCAGAGGACACGTGGAGGCCCTCTGACCAACGAGGGTGGTCGGTGCCATCTGTCCGCCCGTCATGCCGTATATCGCGTTGTTTATGAATATGACGGTCAGATTCTGTCCCCTGTTGGCCGCGTGCACGATCTCCCCCATCCCTATGGATGCGAGGTCGCCGTCCCCCTGGTAGGTGTAGACGACCTTGTCCGGGCGAACTGTCTTTATGCCGGTGGCTACGGCAGGGGCGCGCCCGTGGGGCGCCTCTAGGAAGTCCGTGTCGATGTAGTCATATATCATGGCCGCGCAGCCCACCGGCGCGAGTCCGATGGCGTCATCCTGTATGCTCAGCTCGTCCAGGGTCTCGCACACCAGGCGATGGGCGATTCCATGCCCGCAACCAGGGCAATAGTGGCTGCTTACATCCGGCATCCAACTCTTGGGACGTGAGTATACTTTCACTTCACTCATCGAAATACCCTCCCCTTACAGGCCGAGAATCCGGCGGCATTCGTCCTCGATCTCCTTGACCGAGGGGGCGAATCCACCCGTGCGGCCGTAGAAGGAGACCGGATACTTGCAGTTAGTCGCTATCTTTACATCGTCAACCATCTGGCCGGCGTTCATCTCGGCCACAAGTATATGCTCCACGGTGGCGGGGATCTGCTTGAAGGTCTCGTACGGATACGGCCATATCGTGATCGGGCGGATCATGCCCACCTTGATCCCCTCGGCCCTCAGGTTGTTGACCGCCGACCTGGAGATCCTGGCCGTCGTGCCGTAGGCCGCGATGACGATCTTCGCGTCCTCGAGCATGTATGTCTCGCAGCGCTGCTCGTTCTTCCTTATCTCGGAGAACTTCTTCTGCAGCCTTATATTGTGCTCCTCGAGCGACTCCGGCGAGAGGAACAGGCTGTGCAGATGGCTGCGCTTCCCTCCTCTTTCACCCATGAAGCCGAGGGCCCAGGAGCTGTCGGCCGGCTGATCCTTTGTCGGACTCGGCTTTATCTCGACCGCCTCCATCATCTGCCCCATGAACCCGTCGGCCGCGACCATTACCGGATTGCGGTACTTCTGGGCCAGGTCGAACGCCATCTGCGTCAGGTCCACGCACTCCTGCAGGGTGCTCGGTGCGAGGACGATCATGTTGTAGTCGCCGTTCCCCCCACCTTTTGTCGACTGAAGATAGTCCGCCTGGGCCGGCAGAATTCCGCCAAGCCCCGGACCCGCGCGCATGACGTTGACTATCACCGCCGGTATCTCGCAGCCAGCGATATAAGAGATACCCTCGGACATGAGGGAGATGCCGGGGCTCGACGATGAGGTCATGACCCTGTAGCCGGTCGATCCTCCGCCCATCACCATGTTGATCGAAGCGACCTCGCTCTCCGCCTGGACGTACACCCCGCCCACCTCCGGAAGATGCGCGGACATGTACTCGGGAATCTCATTCTGCGGAGTTATGGGATAACCGAAGAAGTAGTTGCATCCGGCCTGTATGGCGGCCTCCGCTATCGCCTCGGTTCCCTTCATCAAAACTCGTCCCATATCTTCTTCACCTCCTGCGGCACGGACTACTCTTCCGTGGCATAAACTTCAATCGCCGCGTCCGGACAGGACATGGCGCACATCCCGCACCCGATGCATCCGTCCTTGAACTGCTCCACCGGGCGATAGCCCTTTGCGTTAGTCCTCTCGGAAATCCGCAGCACCTTCACAGGGCAGGCGGCCACGCAAAGCCCGCAACTCTTGCAGAATTGCTCAAAAACCTCGATGCGTCCCTTCTTTGCCACTACAAGTGCACCCCTTCCACAAAGAATTGTAGAATGCTCACTCGCTTTCAACGGGGGCCCTGCTCCACATCGCCCCTTCCTCCCAGGGAAGCGCCATGTACCGGGAGAGGGGCCAACATGGAACGTTCAGCCCGCGCGAAGCGCAGATCGACGCCGTTTCATCCAGAAGCCTCGGAGGAACTCCGGCATAAAGCACCGGAAGCCCGAGTTCTTTTCCGGCTTCCATGACTTTCTCCAGCCCATCGACGCAGTCCGCCGCCGACGTGCTCTCCATGAGGTGAGAGTTGCTTATCAGCGCCCCAACCTTCAGTCCGCATATGTCCTCCATTTTATCCAGCATCGTCTTAACACCGTCCACGGTGGAGGTCTGTGGACGGAATGCGTTCACGACCAATATCAGAAGATACCCCGCGTTCTTGATGTCCGGCTCGAACTGCTTCAACGCCAGGGCGCCCTCGGCATCTCCGCCGATGTCCAGCAGCAACCGGCCGATATCGGCTGTGAGAGCGCTCGATATCTTCGGTGACACCACGGTCATATCTGACCAGCGTGCATTTTCAGGAGGCATGATGATCTTGAAACCCTTGGCGCCCAGCGCCTCGGTTACCTGGCGGATGCAGAAATAGGGATTGATTATATCAAGGTCGGCGATTGTGACTCTCTCACCCAGGGCCTCGAACCCCAGGGCAAGGTTCAGAACCCACTCGGTTTTTCCGGAGCCCAACGCCCCGGTCACAGCGACCGCCTTGGGCCATTTTTCCAATGTAGAGGCGAACGACTGAAAGGATGACATCAACTGCTTGTAAATCTCACGCTCCGAGTCCTTCAATGAAGAATATCCCCCTTCTTCAGGCGGCTTCCCCTGGCCCATTCGGCGGCTTCCATTCGTCTTTTCCCTTCTGGCTGGACGACTAGAAGAACCACCGAGCCATTTGAAGCGGCCACAATCGGACATCCGTCTAAAAAGCCCACTATCTCTCCCGGGCGTCCGGAATACTGATGAAGAACGGCTTCCCATATTTTCAAGCGCTTGCCCTCGATCATTGCGTATGCACCGGGCGAGGGGTTCATGGCGCGGACCCTGTTAACGAAGTCCCTTGACGGGTCCGTCCAACGACATTCAGCCTCCTGTTTTTCAATCTTAGGCGCATAAGAGGCTATTTCAGAATCTTGCTCTCTAAACACACAACTCTCATCGCAAAGACATTCTACACCCTCTATGAAAAGTTTGCTACCTTTTTCTGCAAGAATCTCCAATATTTCTCCGGCGGAGGCGGTTTCGCCCAATTCCATCTTCTCCCGGAGCAGGATAGGCCCCGCGTCCATCTTGTCCACAAGCCTGAACAGAGACACGCCCGAGACTTTCTCTCCGTTGAGGAGGGCGCGCTGCACCGGAGCGGCGCCCCTGTACTCGGGCAACAGGGACGGGTGTATGTTGAGACACCCCCAGGCGGGCGTCGATAAGAAGGGTTCCCTGATCTTTTGTCCGAAATCGACTACCAAAATCGCACCAGGAGGGCATTCGGAGAGTTTTGTAGACAGAATTGACTCCTCGGAGACATTCGAGGAGTGAAGCACGCTTAACCTCAGATCGTCGCAGGTTTTTTCCACGGGAGAAGGAATTCTTTTAAGGCCTCTCCCTGCGCGCGAGGGTGGATTTGTGACGATGAGATCGAAATCAACGTGTTTTACAATATGACGCAGGCAATCCGCGGCGAAGGCGCCGGTTCCGAAGAACCACAACCGGGGCTTCCCCCCTGTATCCGGCATCATATGGCATTCTCCGCCTTTTCAGCTCGCCTGTCCTTCATAAGCTTCTTTTTTGCCATCGTCCGCTTCATCGGGGAGAAGTGATCGATCAAAAGCCTTCCCTCCAGGTGGTCCATCTCGTGAAGGAAGGCCCTTGCCAAAAAATTCTTGACGGTTGTCTCATGCTCGACTCCTGCAAGATCCTTGTGAC of the Synergistaceae bacterium genome contains:
- the vorB gene encoding 3-methyl-2-oxobutanoate dehydrogenase subunit VorB codes for the protein MGRVLMKGTEAIAEAAIQAGCNYFFGYPITPQNEIPEYMSAHLPEVGGVYVQAESEVASINMVMGGGSTGYRVMTSSSSPGISLMSEGISYIAGCEIPAVIVNVMRAGPGLGGILPAQADYLQSTKGGGNGDYNMIVLAPSTLQECVDLTQMAFDLAQKYRNPVMVAADGFMGQMMEAVEIKPSPTKDQPADSSWALGFMGERGGKRSHLHSLFLSPESLEEHNIRLQKKFSEIRKNEQRCETYMLEDAKIVIAAYGTTARISRSAVNNLRAEGIKVGMIRPITIWPYPYETFKQIPATVEHILVAEMNAGQMVDDVKIATNCKYPVSFYGRTGGFAPSVKEIEDECRRILGL
- a CDS encoding 2-oxoglutarate oxidoreductase, giving the protein MSEVKVYSRPKSWMPDVSSHYCPGCGHGIAHRLVCETLDELSIQDDAIGLAPVGCAAMIYDYIDTDFLEAPHGRAPAVATGIKTVRPDKVVYTYQGDGDLASIGMGEIVHAANRGQNLTVIFINNAIYGMTGGQMAPTTLVGQRASTCPLGRDVKVNGYPIRISEMLAALPAPGYIERVTVAQPKYIIKAKKAVKKAFQNQIDGKGFSLVEILSSCPTNWGMRPVEAFDWVVNTMMPYYPLGVFKDFD
- the fmt gene encoding methionyl-tRNA formyltransferase, coding for MWFFGTGAFAADCLRHIVKHVDFDLIVTNPPSRAGRGLKRIPSPVEKTCDDLRLSVLHSSNVSEESILSTKLSECPPGAILVVDFGQKIREPFLSTPAWGCLNIHPSLLPEYRGAAPVQRALLNGEKVSGVSLFRLVDKMDAGPILLREKMELGETASAGEILEILAEKGSKLFIEGVECLCDESCVFREQDSEIASYAPKIEKQEAECRWTDPSRDFVNRVRAMNPSPGAYAMIEGKRLKIWEAVLHQYSGRPGEIVGFLDGCPIVAASNGSVVLLVVQPEGKRRMEAAEWARGSRLKKGDILH
- a CDS encoding 2-oxoacid:ferredoxin oxidoreductase subunit gamma; this translates as MSFFKTLLAAGFGGQGVMVLGQLVAYTGIEEGRHVTWIPSYGPEMRGGTANCGVVLSDDEIGSPVVDQADVLVVMNQPSLTKFIERLKPGGVLVFNSDLVEFDGSRDDIKLVGLPASEIAKELGSDRITNIVILGAVVESSGIV
- a CDS encoding 4Fe-4S binding protein, whose translation is MAKKGRIEVFEQFCKSCGLCVAACPVKVLRISERTNAKGYRPVEQFKDGCIGCGMCAMSCPDAAIEVYATEE